The following coding sequences lie in one Flavobacterium sp. 20NA77.7 genomic window:
- the coaE gene encoding dephospho-CoA kinase (Dephospho-CoA kinase (CoaE) performs the final step in coenzyme A biosynthesis.): protein MTKVIGLTGGIGSGKSTAVRFFEKHGIPVYIADEAAKKIMQQENVINEIQALFSQNIKLPTGQLDRKLISQLVFDNPIKLKELNAIVHPIVREHFNQWLQHHSQFPFIIKEVAILFETKGHLQCEATILIKASLENRISRVMKRDNKSKDEVLQIIQNQLPEEEKEKLATYVISNDNLDKMHEELEILLQNFKNRYKLT, encoded by the coding sequence ATGACTAAGGTAATTGGACTTACTGGAGGAATTGGTAGTGGAAAATCTACTGCAGTACGTTTTTTTGAGAAACACGGCATCCCAGTATATATTGCTGACGAAGCAGCTAAAAAAATTATGCAGCAAGAAAACGTTATTAACGAAATTCAAGCCCTTTTTAGCCAAAATATTAAGTTACCAACAGGTCAACTTGATAGAAAATTAATTAGTCAATTGGTTTTTGATAACCCCATTAAATTAAAAGAGTTAAATGCGATTGTCCATCCCATAGTGCGTGAGCATTTTAATCAATGGCTTCAGCATCATTCTCAATTTCCTTTTATCATTAAGGAAGTTGCAATATTGTTTGAAACTAAAGGGCATTTACAATGTGAAGCTACGATTCTCATAAAGGCATCATTAGAAAATAGAATTTCTAGAGTAATGAAGAGAGACAATAAGTCAAAGGATGAAGTACTGCAAATTATCCAAAATCAACTGCCTGAAGAAGAAAAAGAAAAATTAGCAACTTATGTGATTTCTAATGATAATTTGGATAAAATGCATGAAGAGCTTGAAATACTTCTTCAAAATTTTAAAAACCGCTATAAATTAACATAA
- a CDS encoding glycosyltransferase, giving the protein MYFSLIIPVYNRPDEIDELLQSLTIQEYTKDYEIVIIEDGSTIDCKTIVEKYTSLTISYHYKTNSGPGDSRNYGMKVAKGEYFIILDSDCIIPSTYLAEVEKALTNEYVDCFGGPDSALASFSSIQKAINFTMTSFLTTGGIRGGSEKLTQFQPRSFNMGLSKKAFEASQGFGNIHPGEDPDLSIRLWKLGFKTKLITSAFVYHKRRIDWNKFYIQVTKFGLARPILNKWYPEYAKFTFWFPSLFLLGFCLSLVLLVVSFPYLLICYISYFFSLGVVSSVQNRSIKIGSYSIVAASIQFFGYGKGFLQSYYAIQLRNKIPQKAFPKLFFKN; this is encoded by the coding sequence ATGTATTTTTCTTTAATTATTCCAGTATACAATAGACCTGATGAAATTGATGAGTTATTACAAAGTTTAACCATTCAGGAGTATACAAAAGACTATGAAATCGTTATTATTGAAGATGGTTCAACAATTGATTGTAAAACTATTGTTGAAAAATATACATCTTTAACAATTTCATACCATTATAAAACAAATTCAGGTCCAGGTGACTCACGTAATTATGGAATGAAAGTGGCTAAAGGGGAGTATTTTATTATTTTAGATTCAGATTGTATTATTCCAAGTACATATTTGGCTGAAGTAGAAAAAGCATTAACAAACGAATATGTTGATTGTTTTGGAGGGCCTGATAGCGCCTTAGCTAGTTTTTCGTCTATTCAAAAAGCAATTAATTTTACGATGACTTCTTTTTTAACTACAGGAGGAATTAGAGGAGGAAGTGAAAAGTTAACTCAATTTCAACCGCGAAGTTTTAATATGGGTTTATCTAAAAAGGCCTTTGAGGCTTCTCAAGGTTTTGGGAATATTCATCCTGGAGAAGATCCTGATTTATCTATAAGATTATGGAAATTAGGGTTTAAAACAAAATTAATTACATCTGCTTTTGTATACCATAAACGTCGTATAGATTGGAATAAATTTTACATACAAGTTACAAAATTTGGATTAGCAAGACCTATTTTAAATAAATGGTACCCCGAATATGCTAAATTTACGTTTTGGTTTCCGTCTTTATTTTTATTAGGTTTTTGTTTATCATTAGTTCTGTTAGTAGTATCTTTTCCATATCTACTTATTTGTTATATAAGTTACTTTTTTAGTTTAGGCGTAGTTTCTAGTGTTCAAAATAGAAGTATAAAAATAGGAAGTTATTCCATAGTAGCGGCTAGTATTCAGTTTTTTGGCTATGGAAAAGGTTTTTTGCAGTCTTATTACGCGATACAACTAAGAAATAAAATCCCTCAAAAGGCATTTCCTAAACTGTTTTTTAAAAACTAA
- a CDS encoding fibronectin type III domain-containing protein yields MKKITFLFFALITFLQLSAQTGTVVVGVNDGTPNGTTEYPCPLQDYYKTGRAQFLYTAAELSSAGLVAGNITEIGWVVTSIGTAGLQEGYSISMKSTTATALTTTFETGATLVYGPTDYTPSATGNVVFTLTTPFVWDGTSNIIIEVCAGNASGAYTENVQCANSTLTYNGSAYYRSDTATAPCTTATIPTFEGGVSTSRPMLVATGSTASCLAPLNIVSANVTAFSADVSWDASSSGSTIGYEYVVSTSNVAPTGAGTATTNIFASLSNLLPITQYYIFVRTNCGSGQYSSWNGPFTFTTACAPITTFPVLEPFNTFLPNTCWIKGDNGDLTAGPATTGSNSWFADGFGNVGTTGAITYNIWLASANDWIISPEYTIPASGYELKFDAAATNYGATTAVTNWESDDFVEVLVSSTGTTNWTVLYTYGDSNVPGPTATPNIIDLDAYAGQTVRFAYRVVEGSNDGAADLQFFVDNFQIRLTPSCIEPLNIVSSSITSTGAAISWDATNPVPASGYEYVVSTTNTTPTVAGTATTNIYASLTGLTPATTYYVFVRANCGSNSYSPWSASATFTTACASVTSFIQNFDTVTTPAFPVCWEKVGTGGTANTQSSSSNSSPNTLYMYAFSTTSLAVVKMQPVSNLGAGTHRLKFKMRANFTVGGIVEFGYLTNPMDATTFVSLTTMTASSLTYQNFMYAPPAGSYSDYPAFRHTGSPGNSLLIDDVVWEAIPTCVEPSALVYANITSSGVDVSWTAPTTAPANGYQYVVSTTATAPTASGTSVSNPYVSVTGLTPSTTYYIYVRAICTVNPTDASPWIGPVSFMTACVPVTSLPWTEGFEGLTTVGTTNFPSCWFKENGDWSSQNTNGTWSTSNTGTNYIRDSWTATNEYMWTPGFQLTAGTSYDFSSYVQGDNGNSWVVDYFVNTNQVSTGATQLGASYNVPGDNSTYSAQAYNKITRSFVPSTTGTYYFAVRVNEPTGGPWYVSFDDFELKLSPACPTPNASVSGITDTTATISWTAVPSAAVGYEYVLNTTATDPTSSGTSLTTTSYAATGLTQTTTYYFHIRSVCSTGTYSTWSTVTFTTVATPPVNDNCATAVALTPGVAFATNPVVGTNVGATASAGVSVPTCDTLYTGGDVWYSVVVPATGSITIETNSNTGSNITDTVLSVYSGTCGSLTQIGCDDDASTDGNFSMVTLTSANNIIAGQTLYVRVWEYGNNAFGTFKVSAYDAALSNDTFDTSSFVAYPNPVKDVLNLSYTSTISNVKVVNLLGQQVINKTTNDKDVQVNMSDLAAGAYIVNITVEDTIHTIKVIKQ; encoded by the coding sequence TTACAGCTCTCTGCTCAAACAGGGACGGTTGTAGTTGGGGTTAATGACGGAACACCTAATGGGACTACTGAGTATCCATGCCCTTTACAAGACTATTACAAAACGGGACGCGCTCAGTTTTTGTATACAGCTGCGGAATTATCTTCAGCGGGGTTAGTTGCTGGTAATATTACTGAAATTGGTTGGGTAGTAACTTCAATAGGTACTGCTGGACTTCAAGAAGGATATAGTATATCTATGAAATCAACCACTGCAACAGCATTAACTACAACCTTTGAAACCGGAGCTACTTTAGTTTATGGTCCAACGGATTATACGCCAAGTGCGACAGGAAATGTTGTATTTACCTTAACTACTCCATTTGTTTGGGATGGTACTTCAAATATTATTATTGAAGTTTGTGCAGGAAATGCATCTGGAGCCTACACAGAAAATGTTCAATGTGCTAATTCTACATTAACTTATAATGGTTCGGCATATTATAGAAGTGATACAGCTACAGCACCTTGTACTACTGCAACAATACCAACATTTGAAGGGGGAGTATCAACATCTCGTCCAATGTTAGTTGCCACAGGCTCAACAGCAAGTTGTTTAGCGCCGTTAAATATTGTAAGTGCAAATGTTACGGCTTTTAGTGCTGATGTTTCTTGGGACGCTTCTTCGTCAGGGTCAACAATTGGTTATGAATATGTAGTGTCAACTTCTAATGTTGCTCCTACAGGAGCAGGAACTGCAACAACAAATATTTTTGCTAGCTTGTCTAATTTATTACCTATCACACAATATTATATTTTTGTGAGAACTAATTGTGGTTCAGGTCAGTATAGTTCATGGAATGGACCATTTACTTTTACTACAGCTTGTGCGCCAATTACTACTTTTCCTGTTTTAGAACCTTTTAACACGTTTTTACCAAATACATGTTGGATAAAAGGAGATAATGGAGACTTAACAGCTGGACCTGCTACCACAGGATCAAATAGTTGGTTTGCAGATGGTTTTGGCAATGTAGGAACTACAGGAGCAATTACATATAATATTTGGTTGGCTTCAGCAAATGATTGGATAATCTCACCTGAATATACAATCCCAGCATCTGGATATGAATTAAAATTCGATGCTGCAGCTACTAATTATGGTGCTACTACAGCGGTTACAAACTGGGAAAGTGATGACTTTGTAGAAGTTTTAGTTAGTTCAACAGGAACTACAAATTGGACTGTTTTATATACTTATGGCGATTCAAATGTTCCTGGACCAACAGCCACGCCTAACATAATAGATCTTGATGCTTATGCAGGACAAACAGTTCGTTTTGCCTATAGAGTAGTTGAAGGGTCAAATGATGGAGCTGCAGATTTACAGTTTTTTGTGGACAATTTTCAAATTAGGTTAACACCATCTTGTATTGAACCATTAAATATAGTTTCATCATCTATTACATCGACAGGTGCTGCTATTTCATGGGATGCTACAAATCCAGTACCAGCTTCGGGTTATGAATATGTTGTTTCTACCACAAATACAACCCCTACAGTTGCAGGAACAGCAACTACAAATATTTATGCTTCATTGACAGGGTTAACACCTGCCACTACCTATTATGTTTTTGTTAGAGCAAATTGCGGTTCAAACTCATATAGTCCATGGTCAGCATCAGCTACATTCACAACCGCTTGCGCATCAGTTACTAGTTTTATACAAAATTTTGATACAGTAACTACACCAGCTTTCCCGGTTTGTTGGGAAAAAGTAGGGACAGGTGGTACTGCAAATACTCAGTCTTCAAGTTCAAATTCTTCACCTAATACATTATATATGTATGCTTTTTCAACAACTAGTTTAGCTGTTGTTAAAATGCAACCTGTTTCAAATTTAGGTGCTGGAACACATAGATTGAAATTTAAAATGAGAGCTAATTTTACAGTTGGAGGAATTGTAGAGTTCGGATATTTAACAAATCCAATGGATGCTACTACTTTTGTATCATTAACTACTATGACAGCTTCATCATTAACGTATCAGAATTTCATGTATGCACCGCCTGCGGGTTCTTATTCAGATTATCCTGCATTCAGACATACTGGTAGTCCTGGAAATAGTTTATTAATTGACGATGTGGTGTGGGAAGCTATACCAACTTGTGTTGAGCCATCGGCATTAGTATATGCTAATATAACTTCTTCAGGAGTTGATGTTTCTTGGACAGCACCGACTACAGCACCTGCAAATGGTTACCAATATGTAGTGTCAACAACCGCTACTGCGCCAACTGCTTCAGGTACTTCTGTTTCTAATCCTTATGTTAGTGTTACAGGCTTAACACCATCAACAACTTATTATATTTATGTAAGAGCAATTTGTACAGTTAATCCAACAGATGCTAGTCCTTGGATTGGACCTGTTTCATTTATGACTGCATGTGTACCTGTAACTTCATTGCCATGGACAGAAGGATTTGAAGGACTAACAACTGTTGGTACAACAAATTTCCCTTCGTGTTGGTTTAAAGAAAATGGAGATTGGTCATCACAAAACACCAATGGAACTTGGAGTACATCTAATACAGGGACAAATTATATTAGAGATTCATGGACTGCTACAAACGAATACATGTGGACACCAGGTTTCCAATTAACAGCAGGAACATCGTATGATTTTTCGTCTTATGTTCAAGGAGACAATGGTAATTCATGGGTTGTTGATTATTTTGTGAATACAAATCAAGTTTCTACTGGAGCTACTCAATTAGGTGCGTCTTATAATGTACCAGGTGATAATTCAACCTATAGCGCTCAGGCCTACAATAAAATTACACGTTCATTTGTTCCTTCAACTACAGGGACATATTATTTTGCAGTACGTGTTAATGAGCCAACAGGTGGTCCTTGGTATGTTTCATTTGATGATTTTGAATTAAAATTATCACCAGCGTGTCCAACTCCTAATGCTTCGGTTTCGGGTATAACTGATACTACTGCTACTATTTCATGGACAGCAGTACCAAGTGCAGCTGTTGGATACGAGTATGTGTTAAATACTACCGCTACAGATCCAACGAGTTCAGGTACTTCACTTACCACTACATCTTATGCTGCTACTGGATTAACACAAACTACAACATACTATTTTCATATTCGTTCAGTATGTAGTACTGGAACTTACAGTACATGGTCAACAGTTACTTTTACCACTGTAGCTACTCCTCCAGTAAATGATAATTGTGCTACGGCCGTGGCCCTTACACCTGGTGTAGCTTTTGCTACCAATCCAGTTGTTGGTACAAATGTAGGAGCTACTGCTTCTGCAGGTGTATCTGTTCCAACGTGTGATACTCTTTATACGGGTGGAGATGTTTGGTACTCTGTAGTTGTACCAGCAACAGGTAGTATTACTATTGAAACAAATAGTAATACAGGAAGTAATATTACTGATACAGTATTATCAGTTTATTCTGGAACTTGTGGTTCATTAACTCAAATCGGTTGTGATGATGATGCAAGTACAGATGGAAACTTCTCTATGGTTACTTTAACTTCAGCAAATAATATTATAGCAGGTCAAACATTATATGTAAGAGTTTGGGAATATGGAAATAATGCTTTCGGTACTTTTAAAGTTTCGGCTTATGATGCTGCTTTATCAAATGATACATTTGACACATCAAGCTTCGTAGCTTATCCAAACCCTGTAAAAGATGTGTTAAATTTGTCTTACACATCAACAATTAGTAATGTTAAAGTAGTTAACCTTTTAGGTCAACAAGTAATCAATAAAACTACTAATGATAAAGATGTTCAAGTGAATATGTCTGATTTAGCAGCGGGTGCTTACATTGTAAACATTACTGTTGAAGATACAATTCATACTATAAAAGTAATTAAACAATAA